In Salmo trutta chromosome 37, fSalTru1.1, whole genome shotgun sequence, the following proteins share a genomic window:
- the LOC115177101 gene encoding free fatty acid receptor 2-like translates to MQECHAALCLPVYLVTFLTGLPANAVAFYTFSKKVRQKPTPIDILLLNLTISDLLFLLFLPFKMQEVTDDMTWSLPYILCPLSGFFFYMTIYVSTLFLTAVSVERYLGVAFPIQHSLKRRPLYAVVASVFIWVFSVLQLSIVVIMPYYNPPQDSLSSTTNSSNSYEFSNVSNAPLSDGINIVSFRNVCYEDFSEKQLAILLPVRLELCLVLFCVPFLICSFCYINFIRILSGLPHIGRRRRLRAIGLALGTLLVFAFCFGPYNVSHIVGFITRKNPDWRDMALLCSTFNACLDPFIFYFSSSAVRGTLGSMLQGARIRLAKCMFCGCHIHWSPWKGTSEPQKDKGPKQVEMNTI, encoded by the coding sequence ATGCAGGAGTGTCATGCTGCAttgtgtctgcctgtctacctTGTCACCTTTTTGACGGGCCTCCCGGCCAACGCTGTGGCCTTCTACACCTTCAGCAAGAAGGTAAGGCAAAAACCCACACCCATCGACATCCTGCTCCTCAACCTGACCATCTCGGACCTCCTGTTCCTGCTCTTCCTGCCCTTCAAGATGCAGGAAGTCACGGACGATATGACCTGGAGTCTACCCTACATCCTCTGTCCTTTATCTGGCTTCTTCTTCTACATGACCATCTACGTCAGCACCTTATTCCTGACAGCGGTCAGTGTGGAGCGCTACCTGGGCGTGGCCTTCCCCATCCAACACTCGCTGAAGCGCCGGCCCCTGTATGCCGTGGTGGCCAGTGTATTTATCTGGGTCTTCTCCGTCCTCCAGCTGAGCATCGTCGTCATCATGCCCTACTACAACCCACCGCAAGACTCCCTCAGTTCCACAACCAACTCTTCCAACAGCTACGAATTCTCCAATGTCTCCAATGCGCCTCTTAGTGACGGCATCAACATTGTGTCTTTCAGGAATGTGTGCTATGAGGACTTCAGCGAGAAGCAACTGGCGATCCTCCTGCCTGTGCGTCTGGAGCTCTGCCTGGTTCTATTCTGTGTACCTTTCCTCATCTGCAGCTTCTGCTACATCAACTTCATCCGCATACTCTCCGGCCTGCCCCACATCGGGCGTCGCAGACGCCTCCGTGCTATCGGCCTGGCTCTGGGGACACTGCTGGTGTTTGCCTTCTGCTTCGGCCCCTACAACGTCTCCCACATTGTGGGTTTTATAACCAGGAAGAACCCCGACTGGAGGGACATGGCCTTGCTCTGCAGCACCTTCAACGCCTGCTTGGACCCCTTCAtcttctacttctcctcctcaGCTGTCAGAGGGACCCTAGGGAGTATGTTGCAGGGGGCCAGAATCAGGCTGGCCAAGTGTATGTTCTGTGGCTGTCACATCCACTGGTCCCCTTGGAAGGGAACGAGCGAGCCTCAGAAAGATAAGGGACCCAAACAAGTAGAGATGAATACTATCTGA
- the LOC115177104 gene encoding uncharacterized protein LOC115177104 yields MTDILDLCVLLLIAGPIPAPLRMVTAEELKVRQWPPSLTVMQGQSANLSCRFEATSYGVDWFKIEGAEKIPIPDSAGQTSLVITEVSVEDAGVYYCEVNVLHRDPERGGGTKLIVLAPPSVPQLLLQVPSDPQTDQWALLCVTGGFHPHHLTLTWTHQSGKDSPHHFVGSNCTLHPAYPHINQSHSLIPKISTPNWMGECLQVTDSSRKEVYVISVLSLPPRGSVDAGISYTCSVQDHPALDSPLSASFSWDAAPNEVIGCLNILKICVLCGVTVVFSIATLTSLCEKKTSCPMYSNKGRKPRTFVRKKTKDLNTPRASDFL; encoded by the exons ATGACAGATATCCTAGACCTGTGTGTGCTTCTGTTGATAGCAGGTCCAATACCAG CCCCGTTAAGGATGGTAACAGCAGAGGAGTTAAAGGTGAGGCAGTGGCCCCCTTCTCTCACTGTAATGCAGGGTCAGAGTGCCAACCTGTCCTGCCGTTTCGAGGCCACGTCCTACGGGGTGGACTGGTTCAAGATAGAGGGGGCCGAAAAGATCCCCATCCCAGATTCAGCTGGGCAGACGTCCCTGGTGATAACCGAGGTGTCCGTGGAGGATGCCGGTGTGTATTACTGCGAGGTCAACGTCCTACACAGAGATCCAGAGCGAGGGGGCGGCACAAAGCTCATTGTCCTGG CACCCCCCTCTGTGCCCCAACTCCTCCTCCAGGTCCCCTCGGACCCCCAGACGGACCAGTGGGCTCTCCTCTGCGTCACCGGTGGGTTCCACCCACACCACCTCACCCTAACCTGGACACACCAGAGTGGAAAAGATAGCCCCCACCACTTTGTTGGCAGCAACTGCACCCTTCACCCTGCCTACCCTCACATCAACCAATCACACAGCCTAATTCCAAAGATCTCAACTCCTAATTGGATGGGAGAGTGTTTGCAGGTGACGGACAGCTCCAGAAAGGAAGTGTACGTAATCAGTGTGCTGTCCCTCCCCCCGCGGGGGTCTGTGGATGCTGGGATCTCTTACACCTGTAGTGTGCAGGATCACCCTGCGCTGGACTCACCCCTGTCTGCCTCTTTCTCCTGGG ACGCAGCCCCCAATGAGGTGATTGGATGCTTGAATATCCTTAAGATCTGTGTCCTCTGTGGAGTGACTGTGGTGTTTTCCATTGCAA CACTGACAAGTTTGTGTGAAAAAAAGACCTCGTGTCCTATGTAct CAAATAAAGGGAGAAAACCAAGGACATTTGTGAGAAAGAAAACAAAGGATCTGAACACACCAAGAGCATCCGATTTTCTGTAA